TCTACCTTCCATATTTCTAAGATTCCATTTTCACCACCCGGAACAGCACCTTTGATAAGTATCAAATTCTGTTCCGGAATAACATCAACAACTTTTAAATTCTTTACTGTTACTGTCTCATTTCCCATGTGACCAGCCATACGTTTGCCTTTCCATACTCTTGAAGGGAAAGAGCTTGCACCAATAGAACCAGGAGCTCTGTTAAACATAGAACCATGACTGTCCGGTCCACCTGCAAAATTATGTCTTTTCATAACACCCTGAAATCCTTTTCCTTTTGAAGTTCCCCTTACACTCACCACATCTCCCTTTGTAAATATCTCCACAGTAACTTTATCCCCTACATTAAATCCTGTCATTCTAAACTCTTTTAAAACTCTGCAAGGAGGAACTCCAGCTTTCTTAAAAATTCCAAGCAAAGGTTTAGGAACATTTTTTTCCTTCTTTACTTCCTTAAAACCAAGTTGAACTGCCTCATAACCATCTTTTTCCTTGCTTCTTACCTGCACAACCCAGCAAGGTCCTGCTTCTATCACAGTCACAGGAATAACCCTGCCTTCTTCATCAAATATTTGAGTCATTCCTACTTTTCTACCTAAAATTCCCTTCATAGCTTTATCTCCACATCTACCCCTGCAGAAAGCTCTAACTTCATTAGAGCTTCCACTGTTTCGGGGGTGGGATCATGTATGTCTATCAATCTTTTATGCACTCTTATTTCAAACTGCTCTCTTGATTTTTTGTCCTGGTTTGTAGATCTCAAAACTGTATATCTACTTATTTTTGTTGGCAAAGGAACAGGACCAGAAATTCTGGCACCTGTCCTTTTGACAGTATCAACTATCTCTTTAACAGACTGATCTAAAACTCTATGGTCGTAAGCTTTTAATTTTATTCTAATCTTTTGGTCCATCTTTACTCCAGCACCTCTGTAACTACACCTGCACCTACTGTTCTTCCACCCTCTCTTATGGCAAACCTAAGTCCCTCTTCCATTGCTATCGGTGCTATCAACTCCACTGTCAGA
Above is a genomic segment from Thermodesulfovibrio aggregans containing:
- the rplC gene encoding 50S ribosomal protein L3, whose product is MKGILGRKVGMTQIFDEEGRVIPVTVIEAGPCWVVQVRSKEKDGYEAVQLGFKEVKKEKNVPKPLLGIFKKAGVPPCRVLKEFRMTGFNVGDKVTVEIFTKGDVVSVRGTSKGKGFQGVMKRHNFAGGPDSHGSMFNRAPGSIGASSFPSRVWKGKRMAGHMGNETVTVKNLKVVDVIPEQNLILIKGAVPGGENGILEIWKVEA
- the rpsJ gene encoding 30S ribosomal protein S10, whose amino-acid sequence is MDQKIRIKLKAYDHRVLDQSVKEIVDTVKRTGARISGPVPLPTKISRYTVLRSTNQDKKSREQFEIRVHKRLIDIHDPTPETVEALMKLELSAGVDVEIKL